A stretch of Allostreptomyces psammosilenae DNA encodes these proteins:
- a CDS encoding outer membrane protein assembly factor BamB family protein → MPAHHTPPPPTRHAPTRRGFLLLGAGAALAGELFRPASALPAARAATPPARPATDDAAAEADSAGPGFAVITDTHVVGDGAERDTRVAATLSAVAERRPAFLLHLGDITDTGLPEQYRGYLDALPAALADRAHHVPGNHETRWDATAKGLYRATFGQPPYSFDAAGLHVVGLDPTQPLQENGHFGRTQLDWLERDLRAVPEGRSTVVIGHFPLGDDWYFVDDQDRLLSLLAEAPSPRLLLAGHVHDERVRRMNGVTQLSLRDARGGPVCYWFEPATTAEGLRELVVSRLEPPADGGGAPDAVPVATELTRVPLDGPRPAGGLRPERVWLGAVRDGRLPLRVRLPADGGPAGAAAASVAGVAARPYPEAAYSGTIAGEWRPLEPDGSGGAAAGRGAGGSWRGELDLTGVTPGRQRVTVRVTGGDGSFFERTESLEVPPARPAPGAADGAERRAPRVLWRYRPEGGHAPRQAGLARCGDALVTADGDGTVTALRLAGDRPPSPLWRRRLGPVHRRPAVDEAGGRVYLPSADGRLYALDAATGRTLWRFEAGAPVVSEPVVAAAGGTGDGGAVLFTAGTTLFAVSADDGRPLWRAEVGGMSAGRVAVDGERVYTGSGDGRVLALSVHDGAGPLWAFTTRTGTTHQRLLYGPWNCAPLLAPAVAGRPATVLVSTVSQLWVLGRADGAVLAGVPGGWMYAPAVLLDGAGAPSPGAVERPGGGGDDGAGGGEPGALVMSEWGAVARLDPWTGGQRWRTELGLRLLNAGGVVHDGVLWTLAVSGQLTGVDVVDGRVVGAVRPGFHHCFGGAAVVDGVLVLPDQDGELHGVLL, encoded by the coding sequence ATGCCCGCCCACCACACCCCGCCCCCGCCCACCCGGCACGCCCCCACCCGGCGCGGCTTCCTCCTGCTCGGCGCCGGCGCCGCCCTCGCGGGCGAGCTGTTCCGGCCGGCGTCCGCCCTCCCCGCCGCCCGGGCCGCCACGCCGCCGGCCCGCCCGGCCACCGACGACGCGGCGGCGGAGGCCGACTCAGCCGGCCCGGGCTTCGCCGTGATCACGGACACCCACGTGGTCGGCGACGGCGCCGAGCGGGACACCCGGGTCGCCGCCACGCTGAGCGCCGTCGCCGAGCGCCGGCCGGCCTTCCTGCTGCACCTCGGGGACATCACCGACACCGGCCTGCCCGAGCAGTACCGCGGCTACCTCGACGCGCTGCCGGCCGCCCTCGCCGACCGCGCCCACCACGTACCGGGCAACCACGAGACGCGCTGGGACGCCACCGCCAAGGGCCTGTACCGGGCCACGTTCGGTCAGCCGCCGTACTCCTTCGACGCCGCCGGCCTGCACGTGGTCGGGCTCGATCCGACCCAGCCGCTCCAGGAGAACGGGCACTTCGGCCGGACACAGCTGGACTGGCTGGAACGCGACCTGCGCGCCGTGCCGGAGGGCCGGAGCACCGTGGTGATCGGTCACTTCCCGCTGGGGGACGACTGGTACTTCGTCGACGACCAGGACCGGCTGCTGTCCCTGCTCGCCGAGGCCCCGTCACCCCGGCTGCTGCTGGCCGGTCACGTGCACGACGAGCGGGTGCGGCGGATGAACGGGGTGACGCAGCTGTCGCTGCGCGACGCCCGGGGCGGCCCGGTCTGCTACTGGTTCGAGCCGGCGACGACCGCGGAGGGACTCCGTGAGCTCGTCGTCAGCCGGCTGGAGCCGCCGGCGGACGGCGGCGGGGCCCCGGACGCCGTTCCGGTGGCCACCGAGCTGACCCGGGTGCCGCTGGACGGCCCGCGTCCGGCCGGCGGACTGCGGCCGGAGCGGGTGTGGCTCGGCGCGGTGCGCGACGGACGGCTGCCGCTGCGGGTGCGGCTGCCCGCGGACGGGGGGCCGGCCGGCGCCGCCGCGGCGTCCGTGGCCGGCGTGGCGGCGCGGCCGTATCCGGAGGCGGCCTACAGCGGGACGATCGCCGGCGAGTGGCGGCCACTGGAGCCGGACGGCTCCGGCGGCGCGGCGGCGGGCCGGGGGGCGGGCGGATCCTGGCGGGGCGAGCTGGACCTGACCGGGGTCACGCCGGGCCGGCAGCGCGTCACCGTGCGGGTCACCGGCGGCGACGGATCGTTCTTCGAGCGGACGGAGTCCCTGGAGGTCCCGCCGGCGCGCCCGGCGCCCGGGGCGGCGGACGGCGCCGAACGGCGCGCCCCGCGGGTGCTGTGGCGGTACCGGCCCGAGGGCGGCCACGCGCCCCGGCAGGCCGGCCTGGCGCGCTGCGGGGACGCCCTGGTCACGGCGGACGGCGACGGCACGGTGACGGCGCTGCGGCTGGCCGGGGACCGCCCGCCGAGCCCGCTGTGGCGCCGCCGGCTGGGGCCGGTGCACCGCCGCCCGGCGGTGGACGAGGCCGGCGGCCGGGTCTACCTGCCCTCCGCGGACGGCCGGCTGTACGCCCTGGACGCCGCCACCGGTCGGACGCTGTGGCGGTTCGAGGCCGGCGCGCCGGTGGTGAGCGAGCCGGTGGTGGCGGCGGCCGGAGGAACCGGCGACGGCGGAGCCGTGCTGTTCACCGCCGGCACGACGCTCTTCGCCGTCTCGGCGGACGACGGGCGCCCGCTGTGGCGCGCGGAGGTCGGCGGCATGTCGGCCGGCCGGGTCGCCGTGGACGGCGAGCGGGTCTACACCGGTTCCGGAGACGGCCGGGTGCTCGCCCTATCGGTGCACGACGGCGCCGGCCCGCTGTGGGCGTTCACCACCCGCACCGGCACGACGCACCAGCGGCTGCTGTACGGGCCGTGGAACTGCGCCCCGCTGCTCGCCCCGGCGGTGGCCGGACGCCCGGCCACGGTGCTGGTCTCCACCGTCTCCCAGCTGTGGGTCCTCGGCCGGGCCGACGGGGCGGTGCTCGCCGGCGTGCCGGGCGGCTGGATGTACGCGCCGGCGGTGCTGCTGGACGGGGCGGGGGCGCCCTCGCCCGGGGCGGTGGAGCGTCCCGGAGGCGGCGGGGACGACGGCGCGGGCGGCGGCGAGCCCGGGGCGCTGGTGATGAGCGAGTGGGGGGCGGTCGCCCGCCTGGATCCGTGGACCGGTGGGCAGCGGTGGCGCACCGAGCTCGGCCTGCGGCTGCTGAACGCCGGCGGCGTGGTGCACGACGGGGTGCTGTGGACGCTGGCCGTCTCCGGGCAGCTGACCGGGGTGGACGTGGTGGACGGGCGGGTGGTGGGGGCGGTCCGGCCGGGTTTCCACCACTGTTTCGGCGGGGCGGCCGTGGTGGACGGGGTTCTGGTGCTGCCGGACCAGGACGGGGAGCTGCACGGCGTGCTGCTGTGA
- a CDS encoding LacI family DNA-binding transcriptional regulator: MVGDARGRRRSSEAGRRRPTIVDIAREAGVSPATVSRVLSGGAGVTRDKSEAVRSTAERLGYRPNLVAQGLVRGRSRSVGVLTPDVGSPFYGMLLAAIERTVVDAGYQALFASGGWEPQRQRAALEQLAQRQVDGLMLTGVMLPDEELRLLAKDQPTVLLLRHVPAFPGTCLTVDNRTAARIATEHLIELGHRRIAHVTGDRSQHDTAERLAGYRDALRRHGLPEDPALVAAGDFQEASGMAAMQSLLDGGVEFTAVFAANDQLADGVRLALHRAGLQVPGQVSLVGFDDHPRSSYVIPPLTTVRQPVEVLGASAGRHLVEMVEGGPACSEVHSPTLVVRESTAPPPAR, translated from the coding sequence ATGGTGGGGGACGCACGCGGCAGGCGCAGGAGCTCCGAGGCGGGGCGGAGGCGACCCACCATCGTGGACATCGCCCGGGAGGCCGGCGTGTCGCCGGCCACCGTCTCCCGCGTGCTGTCCGGGGGCGCCGGCGTCACCCGGGACAAGTCCGAGGCGGTGCGCTCCACCGCGGAACGGCTCGGCTACCGCCCCAACCTGGTGGCCCAGGGGCTGGTCCGGGGCCGCTCGCGCAGCGTGGGCGTGCTCACCCCCGACGTCGGCAGCCCCTTCTACGGCATGCTGCTGGCCGCCATCGAGCGCACCGTGGTGGACGCCGGCTACCAGGCGCTGTTCGCCTCCGGCGGCTGGGAGCCGCAGCGCCAGCGGGCCGCCCTGGAACAACTCGCCCAGCGCCAGGTGGACGGCCTGATGCTCACCGGCGTCATGCTGCCGGACGAGGAGCTGCGGCTGCTCGCCAAGGACCAGCCCACCGTCCTGCTGCTCCGCCACGTCCCCGCCTTCCCCGGCACCTGCCTGACGGTGGACAACCGCACGGCCGCCCGGATCGCCACCGAGCACCTGATCGAGCTCGGCCACCGGCGCATCGCGCACGTCACCGGCGACCGCTCGCAGCACGACACCGCCGAGCGGCTGGCCGGCTACCGGGACGCGCTTCGGCGGCACGGGCTGCCCGAGGATCCCGCGCTGGTGGCCGCCGGCGACTTCCAGGAGGCCTCCGGCATGGCCGCCATGCAGTCCCTGCTGGACGGCGGGGTCGAGTTCACGGCCGTCTTCGCGGCCAACGACCAGCTCGCCGACGGCGTGCGGCTCGCCCTGCACCGGGCCGGCCTCCAGGTGCCGGGGCAGGTCTCCCTGGTCGGCTTCGACGACCATCCGCGCAGCTCGTACGTGATCCCTCCGCTGACCACGGTGCGCCAGCCGGTGGAGGTGCTCGGCGCCTCGGCGGGGCGCCACCTGGTGGAGATGGTGGAGGGCGGCCCGGCCTGCTCCGAGGTGCACTCCCCCACCCTGGTGGTCCGCGAGTCCACCGCGCCCCCGCCGGCCCGGTAG
- a CDS encoding YihY/virulence factor BrkB family protein: protein MATVSEAIEHGPRSPFRLPVAAWFQAVRRTGREFSYDTLSDRAAALTYYGVLSIFPAALVLVSVLGMLGPDTTDALLENLRQVAPGGTVDTVRNVLDDLQASRGAGLIAVAGLLGALWTASGYVSAFMRAANIVYDVPEGRPFLVTTAVRLLMAVCLTIAVVAGAVIVVFTGDLARDVGDALGLGQTAVTVWSIAKWPVLLLLMILIVSLLFWGSPNARPGGLRWIAPGGTLAVVIWLLASAGFAFYVANFGNYNRTYGTLAGVIVFLVWLWLTNLALLLGCELNAELARARAVAGGHYVADEPYVPLRDRRKVPETTNPALTPEQTPREEAAEVTGGAGAPAAPPAPGAGGVAADDGGRGGSRPAG from the coding sequence ATGGCGACAGTCAGCGAAGCGATCGAGCACGGCCCGCGCAGCCCGTTCCGTCTGCCCGTCGCCGCCTGGTTCCAGGCCGTGCGGCGGACCGGCCGGGAGTTCTCCTACGACACCCTCAGCGACCGGGCCGCGGCGCTGACCTACTACGGGGTGCTGTCGATCTTCCCCGCCGCCCTGGTGCTGGTCTCCGTCCTCGGCATGCTGGGGCCGGACACCACCGACGCCCTGCTGGAGAACCTCCGGCAGGTGGCGCCCGGCGGCACGGTGGACACCGTGCGGAACGTCCTGGACGACCTCCAGGCGAGCCGGGGCGCCGGCCTCATCGCCGTGGCCGGCCTGCTCGGCGCCCTGTGGACGGCCTCCGGGTACGTCTCCGCCTTCATGCGGGCGGCCAACATCGTCTACGACGTGCCGGAGGGCCGCCCCTTCCTGGTGACCACCGCGGTGCGCCTGCTCATGGCCGTCTGCCTGACCATCGCGGTGGTGGCCGGCGCGGTGATCGTGGTGTTCACCGGCGACCTGGCGCGGGACGTGGGCGACGCCCTCGGCCTCGGCCAGACGGCGGTCACCGTCTGGTCCATCGCCAAGTGGCCGGTGCTGCTGCTGCTGATGATCCTGATCGTCTCGCTGCTGTTCTGGGGCTCGCCCAACGCCCGCCCCGGCGGGCTGCGCTGGATCGCCCCCGGCGGGACCCTCGCCGTGGTCATCTGGCTGCTGGCCAGCGCCGGCTTCGCGTTCTACGTGGCCAACTTCGGCAACTACAACCGCACCTACGGCACGCTCGCCGGGGTCATCGTCTTCCTGGTCTGGTTGTGGCTGACCAACCTGGCGCTGCTGCTCGGCTGCGAACTCAACGCCGAGCTGGCCCGGGCGCGGGCCGTCGCCGGCGGGCACTACGTCGCCGACGAGCCCTACGTGCCGCTGCGGGACCGGCGCAAGGTGCCGGAGACCACCAACCCGGCGCTCACCCCCGAGCAGACCCCGCGGGAGGAGGCGGCGGAGGTCACCGGCGGCGCCGGCGCACCGGCCGCACCGCCGGCACCCGGGGCCGGCGGCGTCGCGGCCGACGACGGCGGACGCGGCGGCAGCCGGCCGGCCGGCTGA
- a CDS encoding MBL fold metallo-hydrolase: protein MELTKFGHSCVRVTKEGAGVLVIDPGAFSEPEALDGADAVLITHEHVDHFDPRALHAAAERNPAMRVWTVRSVAEQLADLPVPVRVVGDQDTFEAAGFQVSGHGTEHAVIHPDIPRVANTGFLVDGTLFHPGDALTVPGVPVHTLLLPVHAPWAKLAEVIDYAREVAPQRAFALHDGLLNANGLAVTERLLGVGGPGIGVEHQRLRPGSTVNLR from the coding sequence ATGGAACTCACCAAGTTCGGCCACTCCTGCGTCCGCGTCACCAAGGAGGGCGCGGGCGTGCTGGTCATCGACCCCGGGGCGTTCAGCGAGCCCGAGGCACTGGACGGCGCCGACGCCGTCCTGATCACTCACGAGCACGTCGACCACTTCGACCCCCGCGCGCTGCACGCCGCCGCGGAGCGCAACCCCGCCATGCGGGTGTGGACGGTCCGGTCGGTCGCCGAGCAGCTCGCCGATCTCCCCGTCCCGGTGCGCGTCGTCGGCGACCAGGACACCTTCGAAGCCGCCGGCTTCCAGGTCAGCGGGCACGGCACCGAGCACGCCGTGATCCACCCGGACATCCCGCGCGTCGCCAACACCGGCTTCCTGGTGGACGGCACGCTCTTCCACCCCGGTGACGCCCTGACCGTCCCCGGCGTGCCGGTGCACACCCTGCTGCTGCCGGTGCACGCCCCCTGGGCCAAGCTCGCCGAGGTCATCGACTATGCCCGCGAGGTCGCGCCCCAGCGCGCCTTCGCCCTCCACGACGGCCTGCTCAACGCCAACGGCCTGGCCGTCACCGAGCGGCTGCTGGGCGTCGGCGGCCCGGGGATCGGCGTGGAGCACCAGCGGCTGCGGCCGGGCAGCACGGTGAACCTGCGCTGA
- a CDS encoding glycerate kinase: protein MVNQQQPEAVAGSRSVLIAPDKFKGSATAVEVAAALAAGLRKALPGVRTVELPVADGGDGTVDAAVAAGYARHTVTVSGPTGEPVRAAFALGEAAATGAADDSALPAPLAVLEMAEASGLRRLPEGRPAPLTATTYGTGELIAAALDAGARTIVLGVGGSATTDGGAGMLSALGARLLDADGRDLPPGGAALRDLRTVDLSGLDPRLGRVRIVLAADVDNPLLGEDGAAAVYGPQKGATPADVALLDAALGRFAEVVGAATGTDLAGAPGAGAAGGIGYGVLAVLGGTRRSGIEMMLEVTGFAEELGRADLVVTGEGSMDRQTLHGKAPAGVAEAARRAGIPVVAVCGVLRLDAETLRRAGFARWWALADIEPDPRRSMAEAASLLEGVGASIAGELLTV from the coding sequence ATGGTCAACCAGCAGCAGCCCGAGGCGGTGGCGGGCTCCCGGAGCGTGCTGATCGCCCCGGACAAGTTCAAGGGCTCGGCCACCGCGGTGGAGGTGGCCGCGGCGCTGGCCGCCGGCCTCCGCAAGGCCCTGCCCGGCGTGCGCACCGTGGAACTGCCGGTCGCGGACGGCGGGGACGGCACGGTGGACGCCGCCGTGGCCGCCGGCTACGCCCGGCACACCGTCACCGTCTCCGGCCCGACCGGGGAACCGGTGCGGGCCGCCTTCGCGCTCGGCGAGGCCGCCGCCACGGGCGCGGCCGACGACTCCGCCCTCCCCGCCCCGCTCGCGGTGCTGGAGATGGCGGAGGCCTCCGGACTGCGACGGCTGCCCGAGGGCCGCCCCGCGCCGCTGACCGCCACGACGTACGGCACCGGGGAGCTGATCGCGGCCGCGCTGGACGCCGGCGCGCGCACCATCGTGCTGGGCGTCGGGGGCAGCGCCACCACGGACGGCGGCGCCGGCATGCTGAGCGCCCTCGGTGCCCGGCTGCTGGACGCCGACGGCCGGGATCTGCCGCCGGGCGGTGCCGCGCTGCGCGACCTGCGCACCGTGGACCTGTCCGGCCTGGACCCGCGCCTGGGCCGGGTGCGGATCGTGCTGGCCGCCGACGTCGACAATCCGCTGCTCGGCGAGGACGGCGCGGCGGCCGTCTACGGCCCGCAGAAGGGGGCGACCCCGGCCGACGTGGCGCTGCTGGACGCGGCCCTCGGCCGGTTCGCCGAGGTGGTCGGCGCGGCCACCGGCACCGACCTGGCCGGTGCTCCGGGCGCCGGGGCGGCCGGGGGCATCGGCTACGGCGTGCTCGCCGTGCTGGGCGGGACCCGCCGGTCCGGCATCGAGATGATGCTGGAGGTCACCGGCTTCGCGGAGGAGCTGGGCCGCGCCGACCTGGTGGTCACCGGGGAGGGCTCGATGGACCGCCAGACGCTGCACGGCAAGGCGCCGGCGGGCGTGGCCGAGGCGGCGCGGCGGGCGGGCATCCCGGTGGTGGCCGTCTGCGGGGTGCTGCGGCTGGACGCGGAGACGCTGCGGCGGGCCGGCTTCGCGCGGTGGTGGGCGCTGGCCGACATCGAACCGGATCCCCGCCGGTCGATGGCCGAGGCGGCGTCCCTGCTGGAGGGGGTCGGGGCCAGCATCGCCGGCGAGCTGCTGACCGTCTGA
- a CDS encoding glycosyl hydrolase family 18 protein, whose translation MSNRASARPRRSRLVAVCSALAVAAAAALTAHPALAGSPADAGATAATVRSADAHTLIGYWHNFVNGSSNLRLSEVPAAYDVIVVAFAENAGSGAVSFALDPQLSTALGGYTEAQLIADIRAKQAQGKKVLISIGGERGNVDFSSPANAQRFVDSIGPIIDRFGFDGLDTDLEHGLNVPNVTTALRTLKQRQGADFMLTFAPQTLDVQEGGSYLQLVRDLGDDVDIVHTQYYNSGSMLGRDGRVYSQGTVDFLTALADIQLKYLRPDQVALGLPAERRAAGSGYVAPSVVTAALDCLAYGRSCGSYRPAATYPTIRGVMTWSVNWDVASGGGFSRPVRAHLDAMAGGQPSPDPTPTPTPTPTDPPADCSVAAWSATAVYTGGARVSHNGRLYQAKWWTQGDVPGTGGEWGVWTDLGPC comes from the coding sequence ATGAGCAACCGCGCATCCGCCCGCCCCCGCCGCAGCCGGCTGGTGGCCGTCTGCTCCGCCCTCGCGGTCGCCGCCGCCGCGGCCCTGACCGCCCATCCGGCCCTCGCCGGCTCCCCGGCCGACGCCGGGGCCACCGCCGCCACCGTCCGCTCCGCGGACGCCCACACCCTGATCGGGTACTGGCACAACTTCGTCAACGGCTCCAGCAACCTGCGGCTGTCCGAGGTGCCCGCCGCCTACGACGTGATCGTCGTCGCCTTCGCCGAGAACGCCGGCTCCGGCGCCGTCAGCTTCGCCCTCGACCCGCAGCTGTCCACCGCCCTCGGCGGCTACACCGAGGCCCAGCTCATCGCCGACATCCGGGCCAAGCAGGCCCAGGGCAAGAAGGTGCTGATCTCCATCGGCGGTGAGCGGGGCAACGTGGACTTCTCCAGCCCCGCCAACGCCCAGCGCTTCGTGGACAGCATCGGGCCGATCATCGACCGGTTCGGCTTCGACGGCCTGGACACCGACCTCGAACACGGCCTCAACGTGCCCAACGTGACCACCGCGCTGCGCACGCTGAAGCAGCGCCAGGGCGCCGACTTCATGCTCACCTTCGCCCCGCAGACCCTGGACGTGCAGGAGGGCGGCTCCTACCTCCAGCTCGTCCGCGACCTCGGCGACGACGTGGACATCGTCCACACCCAGTACTACAACTCCGGCTCCATGCTCGGCCGGGACGGCCGGGTGTACTCCCAGGGCACGGTGGACTTCCTCACCGCGCTCGCCGACATCCAGCTCAAGTACCTCCGCCCCGACCAGGTCGCCCTCGGCCTGCCCGCCGAGCGGCGCGCCGCCGGCAGCGGCTACGTCGCCCCCTCCGTGGTCACCGCCGCCCTCGACTGCCTGGCCTACGGCAGGAGCTGCGGCAGCTACCGGCCCGCCGCCACCTACCCGACCATCCGGGGCGTGATGACCTGGTCGGTCAACTGGGACGTGGCCTCCGGCGGCGGCTTCTCCCGGCCCGTCCGCGCCCACCTGGACGCCATGGCCGGCGGACAGCCGAGCCCCGACCCGACGCCCACCCCCACGCCGACCCCCACCGACCCGCCGGCCGACTGCTCGGTGGCCGCCTGGAGCGCCACCGCCGTCTACACCGGCGGCGCCCGGGTCTCCCACAACGGCCGCCTCTACCAGGCCAAGTGGTGGACCCAGGGCGACGTGCCGGGCACCGGCGGCGAATGGGGCGTGTGGACCGACCTCGGCCCCTGCTGA
- a CDS encoding VOC family protein translates to MLRIGTVVMGVGDVRRAVDFWTRALGYVPREAVEDDWAVLVPAGGAPGTHLALGLSETPVQRHPRIHLDLYARDAAEQAAEVERLVALGAERVDWDLYPADADFVVLADTEGNRFCVIDTSHG, encoded by the coding sequence ATGCTGCGGATCGGAACGGTCGTCATGGGCGTCGGCGACGTGCGACGCGCCGTCGACTTCTGGACCAGGGCGCTGGGCTACGTCCCCCGCGAGGCCGTCGAGGACGACTGGGCCGTGCTGGTGCCCGCGGGCGGCGCGCCCGGCACCCATCTGGCCCTCGGACTCAGCGAGACCCCGGTCCAGCGGCACCCCCGCATCCACCTCGACCTCTACGCCCGCGACGCCGCCGAGCAGGCGGCCGAGGTGGAGCGGCTGGTCGCCCTCGGCGCGGAGCGCGTCGACTGGGACCTCTACCCGGCGGACGCGGACTTCGTCGTGCTGGCCGACACCGAGGGCAACCGTTTCTGCGTCATCGACACCAGCCACGGCTGA
- a CDS encoding superoxide dismutase family protein, translated as MAALPIALLPLVLAATTAPAPIVVRAQFEAPTDPARQQAVSYVPELVPIGTTARVRVVEAPSGTHVSLRISGLLPDRDYGAHVHTSPCGADPADAGPHYQHVPDPVQPSTDPAYANSANEVWLDFTTNHHGHGQVDTHVHWTPREGEARSIVLHDHHTSLTPGEAGTAGDRLACVNVPF; from the coding sequence ATGGCAGCCCTTCCGATCGCCCTCCTGCCGCTCGTTCTCGCCGCGACCACGGCGCCCGCCCCGATCGTCGTCCGGGCCCAGTTCGAGGCGCCGACCGATCCGGCCCGGCAACAGGCCGTCAGCTACGTCCCCGAGCTCGTCCCGATCGGCACCACCGCGCGGGTGCGCGTCGTCGAGGCCCCCTCAGGCACCCACGTCTCCCTCCGGATCAGCGGTCTGCTGCCCGACCGCGACTACGGCGCGCACGTCCACACCAGCCCCTGCGGCGCGGATCCCGCCGACGCCGGACCGCACTACCAGCACGTACCCGACCCGGTCCAGCCCTCCACCGATCCCGCCTACGCCAACTCCGCCAACGAGGTCTGGCTCGACTTCACCACCAACCACCACGGCCACGGCCAGGTCGACACCCACGTCCACTGGACGCCCCGCGAGGGCGAGGCGCGCTCCATCGTCCTGCACGACCACCACACGTCACTCACCCCCGGCGAGGCCGGAACCGCCGGGGACCGCCTGGCCTGCGTCAACGTCCCGTTCTGA
- a CDS encoding phospholipase: MPLTRSTPSDRPGRAARLAARAGAVALSTVVLAATPAWAAPALSDDPVTATDQLLYEYTLEEFLEVREVQGGPGLDWSSDGCSSSPDEPFGYDFLDACYRHDFGYRNYKLQERFTETNRASIDNVFLEDLTTICAGDALCQTTAMIYYLAVRVAGGSDTLAGVDERLSGLGERLASR, from the coding sequence GTGCCGCTGACCCGCTCGACCCCCTCCGACCGTCCCGGTCGGGCCGCGCGCCTCGCCGCGCGGGCCGGTGCCGTCGCCCTGTCCACCGTCGTCCTCGCGGCCACCCCGGCGTGGGCGGCCCCGGCGCTGTCCGACGATCCGGTCACCGCCACCGACCAGTTGCTGTACGAGTACACCCTGGAGGAGTTCCTCGAGGTGCGGGAGGTCCAGGGCGGGCCGGGGCTGGACTGGTCCAGCGACGGATGCAGCTCCTCGCCGGACGAGCCGTTCGGCTACGACTTCCTCGACGCCTGCTACCGGCACGACTTCGGCTACCGCAACTACAAGCTCCAGGAGCGGTTCACCGAGACCAACCGGGCGAGCATCGACAACGTCTTCCTGGAGGACCTCACCACGATCTGCGCCGGGGACGCGCTGTGCCAGACCACGGCGATGATCTACTACCTGGCCGTGCGGGTGGCCGGGGGCAGCGACACGCTCGCGGGCGTTGACGAGCGGCTGTCCGGGCTCGGTGAGCGACTCGCGTCGCGGTGA
- a CDS encoding ROK family glucokinase, producing MATSTIRSRERLAYRAYRPGLRLPTVGVDIGGTKVVAGVVDPDGAVLERVRADTPDKKDKRSARLVEDIITELVLDLARRHRIHAVGVGAAGFVDAERSTVLFAPHLAWRREPLRDALSERLRLPVVIENDANAAAWAEWRYGAGRGARHLVCITLGTGIGGAILEEGVLRRGHWGTAGEFGHMQVVPQGHRCACGNRGCWEQYSSGNALVREARELAAADSPVAEGLVERAGGDVTAITGPLVTQAAREGDPTAVELLEEVGRWLGVGIANLAAALDPECFVIGGGVCEADELLLRPAREAYRRQLTGRGFRPEARIVRAELANEAGLVGAADLARQVARRFRRVRGRRRAGFAARG from the coding sequence ATGGCCACCTCAACCATCCGCAGCCGGGAGCGCCTGGCCTACCGCGCCTACCGTCCCGGGCTGCGCCTGCCGACCGTCGGCGTGGACATCGGCGGCACCAAGGTGGTGGCCGGGGTCGTCGACCCGGACGGCGCTGTGCTGGAACGGGTGCGGGCCGACACGCCGGACAAGAAGGACAAGCGCAGCGCCCGGCTGGTGGAGGACATCATCACCGAGCTGGTCCTGGACCTGGCGCGCCGGCACCGGATCCACGCCGTGGGGGTGGGCGCGGCGGGGTTCGTCGACGCCGAGCGGTCCACGGTGCTCTTCGCCCCGCACCTGGCCTGGCGGCGGGAGCCGCTGCGCGACGCGCTGTCGGAGCGGCTGCGGCTGCCCGTGGTCATCGAGAACGACGCCAACGCGGCGGCCTGGGCCGAGTGGCGCTACGGCGCCGGCCGCGGCGCGCGGCACCTGGTGTGCATCACCCTGGGGACCGGCATCGGCGGCGCGATCCTGGAGGAGGGGGTGCTGCGCCGGGGCCACTGGGGGACCGCCGGCGAGTTCGGCCACATGCAGGTGGTGCCGCAGGGGCACCGGTGCGCGTGCGGCAACCGGGGCTGCTGGGAGCAGTACTCCAGCGGCAACGCGCTGGTGCGGGAGGCCCGGGAGCTGGCGGCGGCGGACTCCCCGGTGGCCGAGGGGCTGGTGGAGCGGGCCGGGGGCGATGTCACGGCGATCACCGGGCCGCTGGTCACCCAGGCCGCCCGGGAGGGGGATCCGACCGCCGTCGAGCTGCTGGAGGAGGTGGGGCGCTGGCTCGGCGTGGGGATCGCGAACCTGGCCGCGGCGCTGGATCCGGAGTGCTTCGTGATCGGCGGCGGGGTGTGCGAGGCGGACGAGCTGCTGCTCCGGCCGGCGCGGGAGGCCTACCGGCGGCAGCTGACCGGGCGGGGGTTCCGGCCGGAGGCGAGGATCGTCCGGGCGGAGCTCGCCAACGAGGCGGGGCTGGTGGGGGCCGCCGACCTGGCGCGCCAGGTCGCCCGGCGGTTCCGCCGGGTGCGCGGACGCCGGCGGGCCGGCTTCGCCGCCCGGGGGTAG
- a CDS encoding MarR family winged helix-turn-helix transcriptional regulator: MTRQSGAAPAAASARELCTAFLDTATLLDRLLSRAVEDRHGMSRAMLDVLLHLDRAPGGVLGIGELTVRTSLTGGGMTRLVDRLERRGLVRRRTCPRDRRVQLVGLTEAGGDLARRAAPWYDRLLDEYLAGLTEPRQWPAVERALHRLGDRVRTALES, translated from the coding sequence ATGACGCGCCAGAGCGGGGCCGCCCCCGCCGCGGCGTCCGCCCGGGAGTTGTGCACCGCGTTCCTGGACACCGCGACGCTGCTGGACCGGCTGCTGAGCCGGGCCGTGGAGGACCGGCACGGGATGAGCCGGGCGATGCTGGACGTGCTGCTGCACCTGGACCGCGCGCCGGGCGGCGTGCTGGGCATCGGCGAGCTGACCGTCCGCACCTCGCTCACCGGCGGCGGGATGACCCGGCTGGTCGACCGCCTGGAGCGGCGGGGCCTGGTGCGGCGCCGGACCTGCCCGAGGGACCGGCGGGTGCAACTGGTCGGCCTGACCGAGGCCGGCGGCGACCTGGCGCGGCGCGCCGCCCCCTGGTACGACCGGCTCCTCGACGAGTACCTCGCCGGCCTGACGGAGCCCCGTCAGTGGCCGGCCGTGGAGCGCGCCCTGCACCGGCTCGGCGACCGGGTGCGGACCGCCCTGGAGAGCTGA